From Anaerolineales bacterium, the proteins below share one genomic window:
- a CDS encoding anaerobic glycerol-3-phosphate dehydrogenase subunit C, which yields MTRPGPSADLCLKCNICTAACPVAAATDLFPGPKAVGPQAERYRHPRLATPDASVTWCSGCGTCSRVCPHGVHVAEINIVAKARLVEHAGSPLRDQFISRPHWLGAMAGPLAAVANPLLRQRWARQALGAVLHIHPEAPMPAFQRRSLQRQIGPRRVRTPQEARAARGQAVAYFHGCSAEFYEPSLGLLTLRLLEHLGLQPVVPPQTCCGLPLQSNGLFGAARAQATRNARSLAPFARAGIPILGTSTSCTLALKHDYRAILGLEGSDFDDMAAATYDVFEFLVYIRPDLLRDRPLAPLSARVLYHPPCQLKSHNIGTPAIQVLRQIPGLEIVLSEAECCGVAGTYGLKSEKFPVARRVGEPLLAQIERLRPDLVLTDSETCRWWLAGLSGQRLVHPMEVLAASLGLTDLGLG from the coding sequence ATGACCCGCCCAGGGCCGAGCGCCGACCTATGCCTGAAATGCAATATTTGCACAGCGGCCTGCCCTGTAGCCGCGGCCACTGACCTGTTCCCGGGACCCAAGGCAGTCGGCCCGCAGGCCGAGCGCTACCGCCACCCCCGCCTGGCAACGCCGGACGCCTCGGTCACGTGGTGCTCCGGGTGCGGCACCTGCTCCCGCGTCTGTCCACACGGGGTTCACGTCGCCGAGATCAACATCGTCGCCAAGGCGCGTCTGGTCGAGCATGCCGGCTCGCCCTTGCGCGACCAATTCATCTCCCGGCCGCACTGGCTGGGCGCGATGGCCGGGCCGCTCGCGGCAGTAGCCAATCCGCTCCTCCGTCAGCGATGGGCGCGTCAGGCACTGGGCGCTGTGCTGCACATCCACCCGGAGGCGCCGATGCCGGCCTTTCAGCGCCGCAGCCTGCAGCGCCAAATCGGCCCACGCAGGGTGCGCACGCCGCAGGAAGCACGCGCAGCTCGCGGCCAGGCCGTCGCCTACTTCCACGGCTGCAGCGCCGAGTTCTATGAACCGTCGCTGGGCCTGCTCACTCTCCGCCTGCTCGAGCACCTCGGGCTGCAGCCCGTAGTCCCTCCACAGACCTGCTGCGGGCTGCCGCTGCAATCCAACGGGCTGTTCGGCGCAGCCCGGGCCCAGGCCACCCGCAACGCCCGCTCGCTGGCGCCCTTCGCCCGCGCCGGGATCCCGATCCTCGGAACCTCAACTTCGTGCACGCTGGCTCTCAAACACGACTACCGCGCGATCCTCGGGCTGGAGGGAAGCGATTTCGACGACATGGCCGCCGCTACGTACGACGTGTTCGAGTTCCTTGTCTACATTCGCCCGGACTTGCTGCGCGACCGCCCCTTGGCCCCGCTGTCGGCGCGGGTGTTGTATCACCCGCCCTGCCAGCTCAAGAGCCACAACATCGGCACACCGGCCATCCAGGTCCTTCGCCAGATCCCGGGTCTCGAGATCGTCCTTTCCGAAGCCGAGTGCTGCGGGGTGGCGGGCACGTACGGATTGAAGAGTGAGAAGTTCCCGGTTGCGCGGCGTGTGGGCGAGCCCCTGCTGGCCCAGATCGAGCGCCTCCGGCCTGACCTGGTGCTCACGGACTCGGAGACGTGCCGCTGGTGGCTCGCCGGTCTTTCGGGGCAGCGGCTGGTCCACCCGATGGAGGTCCTGGCGGCCTCGCTCGGGCTGACCGACCTCGGTCTAGGCTGA
- a CDS encoding FAD-dependent oxidoreductase — protein MSGLTTEVLVIGGGATGLGVALDACVRGMQVVLVERGDLGQGTSGRYHGLLHSGGRYVITDPASARDCALENTVLRRIAPSTIEDTGGLFLSAAPDPPEFADRWLNACAATGVPAEELSLEYVFRLEPALARDLQRAFRVSDASLDSFDLLHLLADTVRSAGGQILTRHPVEKVLVEGGRVVGAALRPGPDGVDQVRAEAVVNAAGPWAGRIAASAGAEIPIALGKGAMLALAARPVHTILNRCKMPSDGDIVVPVGTVAVLGTTDKPVASPDDISIAPWEIDLLLAEARFLLPDVYQMRPLRAWSGIRPLYRPPSPADDPTRLLPRAHTIIDHGRLGQADGLISIFGGKLTTYRKMAEEAVDLLSARLGNRAGCTTATTPLEPLDTRRLHALPRRLQQAEDPESSSFSTGIVCECELVTQQTLDDAIRKAEAPALDDLRRDTRLGMGPCQAAFCAYRAAGRMVALRSDALADGGLGAFLQERWRGVRPLAWGHTLRQLELDRRIALELLGVETQEATPDG, from the coding sequence ATGTCGGGCCTTACCACGGAAGTCCTCGTAATTGGCGGTGGAGCGACCGGGCTGGGGGTCGCCCTCGACGCTTGCGTGCGAGGGATGCAGGTCGTCCTCGTGGAGAGAGGCGATCTCGGCCAGGGGACCTCCGGCCGGTACCACGGCCTGCTGCACTCCGGCGGGCGCTACGTGATCACCGACCCCGCCTCCGCCCGCGACTGCGCCCTCGAGAACACGGTCCTGCGACGGATCGCACCCTCCACCATCGAGGATACCGGCGGTCTGTTCCTGTCGGCAGCGCCCGATCCGCCCGAGTTCGCCGATCGCTGGCTGAATGCGTGCGCTGCCACCGGCGTGCCAGCCGAGGAACTCTCCCTGGAGTACGTCTTCCGCCTCGAGCCGGCCCTCGCCCGCGACCTGCAGCGCGCGTTCCGCGTCTCCGATGCCAGCCTGGATTCCTTCGACCTGCTGCACCTGCTGGCTGACACCGTGCGCTCCGCCGGCGGGCAGATTCTCACCCGCCACCCGGTCGAGAAAGTGCTTGTCGAAGGTGGCCGCGTGGTCGGGGCGGCCCTCCGACCCGGGCCCGATGGCGTCGACCAGGTACGCGCGGAAGCTGTCGTCAACGCCGCCGGTCCATGGGCGGGACGGATCGCGGCCAGCGCCGGGGCTGAGATCCCCATCGCCCTGGGGAAAGGCGCGATGCTCGCCCTCGCCGCTCGACCAGTCCACACCATCCTCAACCGCTGCAAGATGCCCTCCGACGGAGACATCGTTGTGCCGGTCGGGACCGTGGCGGTGCTGGGGACCACCGACAAGCCGGTCGCTTCGCCCGACGATATCTCGATCGCCCCATGGGAGATCGACCTGCTGCTGGCGGAGGCCCGCTTCCTGTTGCCCGACGTGTACCAGATGCGTCCCCTGCGTGCCTGGTCTGGCATCCGCCCGCTATACCGGCCGCCGAGTCCCGCTGACGATCCCACGCGCTTGCTGCCTCGGGCACACACAATCATCGACCATGGCCGGCTCGGCCAGGCCGATGGGCTGATCAGCATCTTCGGTGGAAAACTGACAACCTACCGCAAGATGGCCGAAGAAGCCGTGGATCTCCTATCGGCCCGCCTGGGCAACCGGGCTGGCTGCACCACCGCCACAACTCCCCTTGAGCCTCTCGACACACGTCGGCTGCACGCATTGCCGCGCCGTTTGCAGCAGGCGGAGGATCCCGAGTCCTCATCTTTCAGCACCGGCATTGTCTGCGAATGCGAACTTGTCACCCAGCAGACGCTCGATGACGCCATTCGCAAGGCTGAGGCGCCGGCTCTCGACGACCTACGGCGGGACACGCGCTTGGGCATGGGGCCGTGCCAAGCTGCGTTCTGTGCCTACCGCGCCGCCGGCAGGATGGTTGCCCTGCGATCGGATGCCCTCGCCGACGGCGGTCTGGGTGCGTTCCTGCAAGAACGATGGCGAGGAGTCCGCCCGCTTGCCTGGGGTCACACCCTGCGTCAGCTCGAACTCGACCGCCGGATCGCCCTCGAGCTGTTGGGTGTAGAAACCCAGGAGGCCACCCCCGATGGCTGA
- the glpB gene encoding anaerobic glycerol-3-phosphate dehydrogenase subunit GlpB encodes MADLVVVGAGLSGLFAATIAAAKGAQVILVAQGRGGLSISHGCIDARAQERAPGEASHGLPPHPLALTGIGVLRSACAQLQTLLSAAELPYFGSLDAQVETLTPLGRRRPTQFAPASLKLPQPRLSDRAAIAGIEGFRDFVPALTVRGLAACGETPALLSDLPLPGSPPRRDPYATDVARLLEDDLDLSELSRLWRPRLLGIEMLGLPAVLGLTDHSRVKSELESALDLPIFEIATLPPNLPGLRLEAALRRAALRAGVTLIEGARVLGRLEGGTSARHALGVVAETAGGGRFLSAGNILLATGGVLNGGLETDIHGRIRESVFEIPVASIPRREDWVGPGLASAHAYTHFGVRVNDQMQPVDAAGERFAANLYAAGGVIAGPDRSLGACRQGIDLATAYRAVEVILG; translated from the coding sequence ATGGCTGACCTGGTGGTCGTCGGCGCCGGGCTGAGCGGTCTGTTCGCGGCAACGATCGCCGCAGCCAAGGGCGCGCAGGTCATCCTGGTGGCTCAGGGGCGAGGCGGGCTGTCCATCAGCCACGGGTGCATTGATGCTCGGGCACAGGAACGGGCCCCTGGCGAAGCCAGCCATGGCCTGCCCCCTCACCCGCTGGCGCTGACCGGCATCGGCGTTCTGCGCTCTGCCTGTGCTCAGCTGCAGACACTGCTGAGCGCGGCGGAGTTGCCCTACTTCGGCAGCCTCGATGCCCAAGTCGAGACGTTGACGCCGCTTGGCCGCCGCCGGCCGACGCAGTTCGCCCCGGCCAGCCTGAAGCTCCCACAACCGCGCCTGAGCGATCGCGCCGCCATCGCCGGGATTGAAGGCTTTCGGGATTTCGTCCCGGCGCTGACGGTCCGCGGCTTGGCCGCCTGCGGCGAGACCCCTGCCTTGCTGTCCGACCTCCCCTTGCCTGGGAGTCCTCCACGCAGAGACCCGTATGCCACAGATGTGGCCCGCCTCCTCGAAGACGACCTGGACCTCTCCGAGCTGTCCCGGCTCTGGCGGCCGCGCCTGCTGGGGATCGAAATGCTTGGCCTTCCGGCCGTCCTCGGCCTCACCGATCATAGTCGTGTGAAGTCGGAGCTTGAGTCGGCGCTCGACCTTCCCATCTTCGAAATCGCTACTCTCCCGCCCAACCTGCCAGGCCTTCGCCTCGAAGCTGCCCTGCGCCGGGCAGCGCTCCGGGCCGGGGTCACCTTGATTGAGGGGGCAAGAGTCCTCGGCCGGCTCGAAGGTGGCACCTCAGCTAGACACGCCCTGGGTGTCGTGGCGGAGACTGCGGGCGGCGGGCGGTTCCTCTCTGCCGGCAACATCCTGCTGGCCACGGGCGGGGTGCTGAATGGCGGCCTGGAAACGGATATTCACGGTCGGATCCGCGAGTCGGTATTTGAGATCCCCGTTGCTTCCATTCCGCGGCGAGAAGACTGGGTCGGTCCGGGCCTGGCGAGTGCGCATGCCTACACCCACTTCGGCGTTCGAGTCAACGACCAGATGCAGCCGGTTGACGCCGCCGGAGAGCGGTTCGCCGCCAACCTGTACGCTGCCGGCGGGGTGATTGCCGGGCCCGATCGCAGCCTAGGGGCCTGCCGCCAAGGGATTGACCTGGCGACCGCCTACCGTGCTGTCGAGGTCATCCTGGGATGA